The following are encoded in a window of Drosophila simulans strain w501 chromosome 3L, Prin_Dsim_3.1, whole genome shotgun sequence genomic DNA:
- the LOC6736370 gene encoding vitamin K-dependent gamma-carboxylase isoform X2, translating into MANSKRKLPTKPSATEDPNPQKYTRRSSEESRTDVNHKSAKKSFLSLNQIFRDCLGHDLSNFTSLAHFTSWLHRPVDGAALGIFRMLYGAAMLIDIAEERGGGQLDVRFQEPLHCHFPLFNGMRALAYPLMGCVYLCMWLGAWGIMLGYRFRTSCLAFLIPYWYIFLLDKPTWNNHSYLFGLVGTLLLFTQAESYCSLDSWLNPRKSRCIPYWNYFLIKFQFFVLYMYAGLKKFSLEWLSGYAMSNLSHHWVFAPFRQVIDPELIDLLIVHWFTAFFDVSIAFFMTMEKTRLLVTPFMLSFHLMNSRLFVIGMFPWVCLAEVPLFFSFDWPRRLGNWSKIPVVHSKGPEEELSKPRILARLRTGLILAYCGMQLFLPYSHFITKGYNNWTNGLYGYSWDMMVHSYDTLQTSIQVVDNESRQVHNLNPYAFTEYDRWTKYADMAVQYARCIEENIREKQPDIGKNISIYFDIWCSMNGRFQQRSFDPREDLLRAKWSPFESTSWSLPLLNELNHMRPKLRTIETEVLAWNNYSDVIFVADFPGLTLTNFISPDLINCTLTILEGNVRYRNERDPEAYFLTAGKSIGLESNITHLVTTIGQKPASYLFTYTNKTMLEQGITIEQPEIEERSVLPLWQEFQHRVTNYQQFLGHIGNCLMYLLYDVPIPQAVKGGD; encoded by the exons ATGGCCAACTCCAAGCGAAAGCTGCCCACGAAACCCAGTGCCACAGAGGACCCTAATCCGCAAAAATATACACGAAGGTCGTCGGAAGAATCACGTACAGATGTAAATCACAAGAGTGCCAAGAAGTCCTTCCTTTCCCTAAACCAAATCTTTCGAGATTGCCTCGGTCACGATCTGAGCAACTTCACCAGCCTGGCCCACTTTACCAGCTGGCTACACAGACCCGTAGATGGAGCCGCCCTGGGCATCTTTCGCATGCTCTACGGAGCAGCCATGCTGATTGACATTGCGGAGGAGCGGGGTGGCGGCCAGCTGGACGTGCGGTTTCAGGAGCCGCTCCACTGCCACTTTCCACTGTTCAACGGGATGCGGGCATTGGCCTATCCGCTGATGGGCTGCGTCTATCTGTGCATGTGGCTGGGCGCCTGGGGCATCATGCTGGGCTATCGATTCAGGACCAGCTGCCTGGCCTTCCTGATACCCTACTGGTACATCTTTCTGCTGGACAAGCCGACGTGGAATAACCACAGCTATCTATTCGGTCTGGTGGGAACATTGCTGCTCTTCACCCAAGCGGAGTCCTACTG CTCCCTGGACAGCTGGCTGAATCCACGAAAGAGTCGCTGTATTCCCTACTGGAACTACTTCTTAATCAAATTCCAGTTCTTCGTCCTGTACATGTACGCAGGTCTGAAGAAATTCTCGCTGGAGTGGCTATCCGGATACGCGATGTCCAATCTGAGCCACCACTGGGTCTTTGCCCCGTTCCGGCAAGTGATTGATCCGGAGCTGATAGACCTGCTCATCGTGCATTGGTTCACCGCCTTCTTCGACGTGTCCATAGCTTTTTTCATGACTATGGAGAAAACGCGCCTACTGGTCACTCCTTTCATGCTCAGCTTTCACCTAATGAACTCCCGACTGTTTGTAATAG GCATGTTTCCCTGGGTTTGCCTGGCCGAAGTGCCGCTCTTCTTCAGCTTCGACTGGCCGAGGAGGCTAGGCAACTGGTCCAAAATTCCAGTCGTCCATTCAAAAGGTCCAGAGGAAGAGCTTTCCAAGCCGAGAATCCTGGCCAGACTGCGCACGGGTCTCATCCTCGCCTACTGCGGAATGCAACTCTTCCTGCCCTATTCACACTTCATCACCAAGGGCTATAACAACTGGACGAATGGGCTGTACGGCTACTCCTGGGACATGATGGTGCACTCCTACGACACGCTGCAGACATCCATTCAGGTGGTGGACAACGAGAGCCGCCAAGTGCACAACCTGAATCCATACGCCTTCACGGAGTACGATCGCTGGACGAAGTACGCCGACATGGCAGTGCAGTACGCCAGGTGCATCGAGGAGAATATACGAGAGAAACAGCCAGATATTGGGAAGAACATTTCCATCTACTTCGACATCTGGTGCTCCATGAACGGACGCTTCCAGCAACGTTCCTTTGATCCACGCGAGGATCTTCTCCGCGCCAAGTGGTCCCCCTTTGAGAGCACCTCCTGGTCGCTGCCACTGCTGAACGAACTGAACCACATGCGGCCCAAGCTGCGCACCATTGAGACTGAGGTGCTGGCCTGGAACAACTACTCCGATGTCATTTTCGTGGCGGATTTCCCGGGACTTACTCTGACGAACTTCATCTCGCCGGACCTCATCAACTGCACGCTGACCATTCTCGAGGGAAACGTTCGGTACAGGAACGAGCGGGATCCGGAGGCCTATTTCCTGACAGCCGGCAAGAGCATCGGTCTGGAGAGCAACATCACCCACTTGGTCACCACCATTGGCCAGAAGCCAGCTTCGTATCTGTTCACATACACCAACAAAACGATGCTGGAGCAGGGCATCACGATAGAACAGCCTGAGATCGAGGAGCGGTCTGTCCTGCCGCTGTGGCAGGAGTTCCAGCATAGGGTTACCAACTACCAGCAGTTTTTGGGCCACATTGGCAACTGCCTAATGTACTTGCTCTACGATGTGCCCATTCCGCAGGCCGTAAAGGGGGGAGATTGA
- the LOC6736370 gene encoding vitamin K-dependent gamma-carboxylase isoform X1 — MGSYVDLSVLSLLYLQRTCSFAFFTDSRFSRMANSKRKLPTKPSATEDPNPQKYTRRSSEESRTDVNHKSAKKSFLSLNQIFRDCLGHDLSNFTSLAHFTSWLHRPVDGAALGIFRMLYGAAMLIDIAEERGGGQLDVRFQEPLHCHFPLFNGMRALAYPLMGCVYLCMWLGAWGIMLGYRFRTSCLAFLIPYWYIFLLDKPTWNNHSYLFGLVGTLLLFTQAESYCSLDSWLNPRKSRCIPYWNYFLIKFQFFVLYMYAGLKKFSLEWLSGYAMSNLSHHWVFAPFRQVIDPELIDLLIVHWFTAFFDVSIAFFMTMEKTRLLVTPFMLSFHLMNSRLFVIGMFPWVCLAEVPLFFSFDWPRRLGNWSKIPVVHSKGPEEELSKPRILARLRTGLILAYCGMQLFLPYSHFITKGYNNWTNGLYGYSWDMMVHSYDTLQTSIQVVDNESRQVHNLNPYAFTEYDRWTKYADMAVQYARCIEENIREKQPDIGKNISIYFDIWCSMNGRFQQRSFDPREDLLRAKWSPFESTSWSLPLLNELNHMRPKLRTIETEVLAWNNYSDVIFVADFPGLTLTNFISPDLINCTLTILEGNVRYRNERDPEAYFLTAGKSIGLESNITHLVTTIGQKPASYLFTYTNKTMLEQGITIEQPEIEERSVLPLWQEFQHRVTNYQQFLGHIGNCLMYLLYDVPIPQAVKGGD; from the exons ATGGGCAGCTACGTCGATCTATCAGTATTAAGTTTACTCTACTTGCAAAGGACGTGTTCTTTCGCTTTCTTTACAGATTCAAGATTCAGCAGAATGGCCAACTCCAAGCGAAAGCTGCCCACGAAACCCAGTGCCACAGAGGACCCTAATCCGCAAAAATATACACGAAGGTCGTCGGAAGAATCACGTACAGATGTAAATCACAAGAGTGCCAAGAAGTCCTTCCTTTCCCTAAACCAAATCTTTCGAGATTGCCTCGGTCACGATCTGAGCAACTTCACCAGCCTGGCCCACTTTACCAGCTGGCTACACAGACCCGTAGATGGAGCCGCCCTGGGCATCTTTCGCATGCTCTACGGAGCAGCCATGCTGATTGACATTGCGGAGGAGCGGGGTGGCGGCCAGCTGGACGTGCGGTTTCAGGAGCCGCTCCACTGCCACTTTCCACTGTTCAACGGGATGCGGGCATTGGCCTATCCGCTGATGGGCTGCGTCTATCTGTGCATGTGGCTGGGCGCCTGGGGCATCATGCTGGGCTATCGATTCAGGACCAGCTGCCTGGCCTTCCTGATACCCTACTGGTACATCTTTCTGCTGGACAAGCCGACGTGGAATAACCACAGCTATCTATTCGGTCTGGTGGGAACATTGCTGCTCTTCACCCAAGCGGAGTCCTACTG CTCCCTGGACAGCTGGCTGAATCCACGAAAGAGTCGCTGTATTCCCTACTGGAACTACTTCTTAATCAAATTCCAGTTCTTCGTCCTGTACATGTACGCAGGTCTGAAGAAATTCTCGCTGGAGTGGCTATCCGGATACGCGATGTCCAATCTGAGCCACCACTGGGTCTTTGCCCCGTTCCGGCAAGTGATTGATCCGGAGCTGATAGACCTGCTCATCGTGCATTGGTTCACCGCCTTCTTCGACGTGTCCATAGCTTTTTTCATGACTATGGAGAAAACGCGCCTACTGGTCACTCCTTTCATGCTCAGCTTTCACCTAATGAACTCCCGACTGTTTGTAATAG GCATGTTTCCCTGGGTTTGCCTGGCCGAAGTGCCGCTCTTCTTCAGCTTCGACTGGCCGAGGAGGCTAGGCAACTGGTCCAAAATTCCAGTCGTCCATTCAAAAGGTCCAGAGGAAGAGCTTTCCAAGCCGAGAATCCTGGCCAGACTGCGCACGGGTCTCATCCTCGCCTACTGCGGAATGCAACTCTTCCTGCCCTATTCACACTTCATCACCAAGGGCTATAACAACTGGACGAATGGGCTGTACGGCTACTCCTGGGACATGATGGTGCACTCCTACGACACGCTGCAGACATCCATTCAGGTGGTGGACAACGAGAGCCGCCAAGTGCACAACCTGAATCCATACGCCTTCACGGAGTACGATCGCTGGACGAAGTACGCCGACATGGCAGTGCAGTACGCCAGGTGCATCGAGGAGAATATACGAGAGAAACAGCCAGATATTGGGAAGAACATTTCCATCTACTTCGACATCTGGTGCTCCATGAACGGACGCTTCCAGCAACGTTCCTTTGATCCACGCGAGGATCTTCTCCGCGCCAAGTGGTCCCCCTTTGAGAGCACCTCCTGGTCGCTGCCACTGCTGAACGAACTGAACCACATGCGGCCCAAGCTGCGCACCATTGAGACTGAGGTGCTGGCCTGGAACAACTACTCCGATGTCATTTTCGTGGCGGATTTCCCGGGACTTACTCTGACGAACTTCATCTCGCCGGACCTCATCAACTGCACGCTGACCATTCTCGAGGGAAACGTTCGGTACAGGAACGAGCGGGATCCGGAGGCCTATTTCCTGACAGCCGGCAAGAGCATCGGTCTGGAGAGCAACATCACCCACTTGGTCACCACCATTGGCCAGAAGCCAGCTTCGTATCTGTTCACATACACCAACAAAACGATGCTGGAGCAGGGCATCACGATAGAACAGCCTGAGATCGAGGAGCGGTCTGTCCTGCCGCTGTGGCAGGAGTTCCAGCATAGGGTTACCAACTACCAGCAGTTTTTGGGCCACATTGGCAACTGCCTAATGTACTTGCTCTACGATGTGCCCATTCCGCAGGCCGTAAAGGGGGGAGATTGA
- the LOC27206264 gene encoding uncharacterized protein LOC27206264, whose amino-acid sequence MADNNNCPKCKKSIAAKEAAATSIGCSAEDCRRRFHRTCVNIDDAVFEAVQKNPMISFHCDECKNQSPRAFAAKLHTIEEKVNKVCNGVNQIQGRMYQQYFQFGNQPLQALGASAAGVGGGGLGGGLDGKKHPQQNNLIVVGNNCNSDRLQVVCDYGRWVQVGKFATNTSEEDVIDHLAEELKINKNLVKCTKLVKNDANLSQLSYCKFKISIPDYRFNELFNEAIWPSGVMVSPFTPRSQLNQNRL is encoded by the coding sequence ATGgccgacaacaacaactgcccaaagtgcaaaaaatcGATCGCCGCCAAGGAGGCGGCCGCCACGAGCATCGGGTGCAGCGCTGAGGACTGCCGGAGGAGGTTCCACCGCACGTGCGTCAACATCGACGACGCGGTCTTCGAGGCGGTCCAGAAGAACCCGATGATATCCTTCCACTGCGACGAGTGCAAGAACCAGTCGCCGCGCGCCTTCGCGGCCAAGCTGCACACCATCGAGGAAAAGGTCAATAAGGTGTGCAACGGGGTCAACCAGATCCAGGGCCGTATGTACCAGCAGTACTTCCAGTTTGGCAACCAGCCGCTTCAGGCATTGGGCGCCTCGGCCGCCGGCGTGGGTGGCGGTGGCCTGGGTGGCGGACTGGACGGCAAGAAGCATCCGCAGCAGAACAACCTCATCGTGGTAGGGAACAATTGCAACTCAGACCGACTGCAGGTGGTCTGCGACTACGGGCGCTGGGTGCAGGTGGGCAAGTTCGCCACGAACACCAGCGAGGAGGACGTGATCGATCACCTGGCCGAGGAGCTGAAGATCAACAAGAACCTGGTCAAGTGCACCAAGCTGGTGAAGAACGATGCCAACCTGTCGCAGTTGTCGTACTGCAAGTTCAAGATCTCCATTCCGGACTACCGCTTCAACGAGCTCTTCAACGAGGCCATCTGGCCCAGCGGCGTGATGGTCAGTCCCTTCACTCCGCGCTCCCAGCTCAACCAGAATCGCCTCTAG
- the LOC6739599 gene encoding vesicle-associated membrane protein 2, which produces MGKKDKNKEQADAAPAGDAPPNAGAPAGEGGDGEIVGGPHNPQQIAAQKRLQQTQAQVDEVVDIMRTNVEKVLERDSKLSELDDRADALQQGASQFEQQAGKLKRKFWLQNLKMMIIMGVIGLVVVGIIANKLGLIGGEQPPQYQYPPQYMQPPPPPPQQPAGGQSSLVDGAGAGDGAGGSAGAGDHGGV; this is translated from the exons ATGGGCAAGAAAGACAAGAACAAGGAACA GGCGGACGCTGCACCAGCTGGCGATGCACCACCCAATGCCGGAGCTCCGGCCGGAGAGGGCGGCGATGGCGAGATTGTGGGCGGACCACACAATCCGCAGCAGATTGCGGCACAGAAGCGTCTGCAGCAGACGCAGGCGCAGGTCGATGAG GTCGTGGACATCATGCGCACGAACGTGGAGAAGGTGCTGGAGCGCGACAGCAAGCTGTCGGAGCTGGACGACCGTGCCGATGCCTTGCAGCAGGGTGCCTCGCAGTTCGAGCAGCAGGCGGGCAAACTCAAGAGGAAATTCTGGCTCCAGAACTTGAAG ATGATGATCATCATGGGCGTGATTGGCCTTGTTGTCGTGGGCATTATTGCAA ATAAACTTGGACTCATAGGCGGGGAGCAGCCGCCACAGTACCAGTACCCCCCACAGTACATgcagccaccgccgccgcctccgcaGCAGCCAGCCGGAGGACAGTCATCGCTGGTGGAtggggcaggagcaggagacGGAGCAGGAGGATCGGCAGGAGCTGGCGACCACGGCGGCGTGTAA
- the LOC6739597 gene encoding methyltransferase-like protein isoform X1, with product MLTTSSSTMLGKYGWQILRRLASKSWEHTRQRKKPSGAGSRVLTDAREVFEFNAWDHVEWDEEQELAAQAAVAKNSSSKMETEQKERFQTDAPKFWDSFYGIHDNRFFKDRHWLFTEFPELAPLETDSAKLQPRSIFELGCGVGNTILPLLQYNSDAQLKVFGCDFSVRAIEILRSQRQFDEKRCEVFVMDATLDHWQVPFEENSQDIIVMIFVLSAIEPKKMQRVLDNCYRYLRPGGLLLFRDYGRYDLAQLRFKSGKCMEDNFYVRGDGTMVYFFTEEELRGMMTQAGLQEEQLIVDRRLQVNRCRGLKMYRVWIQTKFRKPL from the exons ATGCTGACGACGTCTTCAAGCACAATGCTTGGTAAATATGGGTGGCAAATCCTCCGGAGATTGGCCAGCAAAAGTTGGGAACACACTCGCCAGCGTAAAAAACCGTCGGGAGCGGGCAGCCGGGTGCTCACCGACGCGCGAGAGGTGTTCGAGTTTAACGCCTG GGACCACGTGGAATGGGATGAGGAGCAGGAACTGGCCGCGCAGGCGGCTGTAGCCAAGAACTCGTCCTCAAAGATGGAAACAGAGCAGAAGGAGCGATTTCAGACAGACGCCCCCAAGTTTTGGGACTCTTTCTACGGCATTCACGACAACCGCTTCTTCAAGGATCGCCACTGGCTGTTCACAGAGTTCCCCGAACTAGCTCCTCTGGAGACGGATTCGGCGAAACTGCAACCTCGCAGCATTTTCGAACTGGGCTGTGGAGTAGGAAACACAATTTTACCCCTTCTACAGTACAACTCTGATGCGCAGCTCAAGGTTTTCGGATGCGACTTCTCCGTCCGGGCCATTGAAATCCTGCGAAGCCAACGGCAGTTCGACGAGAAGCGCTGCGAGGTGTTTGTCATGGATGCCACGCTGGATCATTGGCAGGTGCCCTTCGAGGAAAACTCACAGGACATTATTGTGATGATTTTTGTGCTGTCCGCAATTGAGCCAAAGAAAATGCAGCGGGTATTGGACAATTGCTATCGCTACCTGCGTCCCGGGGGCTTGCTCCTCTTCCGCGACTACGGACGATACGACCTGGCACAGCTGCGCTTCAAGAGCGGCAAGTGTATGGAGGACAACTTCTACGTGAGAGGCGACGGCACCATGGTGTACTTCTTCACCGAGGAAGAACTGCGGGGTATGATGACTCAAGCGGggctgcaggaggagcagctcaTTGTGGACCGAAGACTGCAAGTTAATCGCTGTCGCGGCTTGAAGATGTACCGCGTGTGGATTCAGACAAAGTTCAGGAAACCGCTTTAG
- the LOC6739597 gene encoding methyltransferase-like protein isoform X2, producing MSDNPAAENEKRPQFGTRLLTDADDVFKHNAWDHVEWDEEQELAAQAAVAKNSSSKMETEQKERFQTDAPKFWDSFYGIHDNRFFKDRHWLFTEFPELAPLETDSAKLQPRSIFELGCGVGNTILPLLQYNSDAQLKVFGCDFSVRAIEILRSQRQFDEKRCEVFVMDATLDHWQVPFEENSQDIIVMIFVLSAIEPKKMQRVLDNCYRYLRPGGLLLFRDYGRYDLAQLRFKSGKCMEDNFYVRGDGTMVYFFTEEELRGMMTQAGLQEEQLIVDRRLQVNRCRGLKMYRVWIQTKFRKPL from the exons ATGAGTGACAACCCCGCCGCGGAGAACGAGAAGCGACCGCAGTTCGGAACCCGCCTGCTCACGGATGCTGACGACGTCTTCAAGCACAATGCTTG GGACCACGTGGAATGGGATGAGGAGCAGGAACTGGCCGCGCAGGCGGCTGTAGCCAAGAACTCGTCCTCAAAGATGGAAACAGAGCAGAAGGAGCGATTTCAGACAGACGCCCCCAAGTTTTGGGACTCTTTCTACGGCATTCACGACAACCGCTTCTTCAAGGATCGCCACTGGCTGTTCACAGAGTTCCCCGAACTAGCTCCTCTGGAGACGGATTCGGCGAAACTGCAACCTCGCAGCATTTTCGAACTGGGCTGTGGAGTAGGAAACACAATTTTACCCCTTCTACAGTACAACTCTGATGCGCAGCTCAAGGTTTTCGGATGCGACTTCTCCGTCCGGGCCATTGAAATCCTGCGAAGCCAACGGCAGTTCGACGAGAAGCGCTGCGAGGTGTTTGTCATGGATGCCACGCTGGATCATTGGCAGGTGCCCTTCGAGGAAAACTCACAGGACATTATTGTGATGATTTTTGTGCTGTCCGCAATTGAGCCAAAGAAAATGCAGCGGGTATTGGACAATTGCTATCGCTACCTGCGTCCCGGGGGCTTGCTCCTCTTCCGCGACTACGGACGATACGACCTGGCACAGCTGCGCTTCAAGAGCGGCAAGTGTATGGAGGACAACTTCTACGTGAGAGGCGACGGCACCATGGTGTACTTCTTCACCGAGGAAGAACTGCGGGGTATGATGACTCAAGCGGggctgcaggaggagcagctcaTTGTGGACCGAAGACTGCAAGTTAATCGCTGTCGCGGCTTGAAGATGTACCGCGTGTGGATTCAGACAAAGTTCAGGAAACCGCTTTAG
- the LOC6739598 gene encoding protein big brother, which produces MMNEAALANMIPYDTIGLYEQPKPRFIFKMPRVVPDQKSKFESDELFRRLSRESEVRYTGYRERSIEERQVRFMNGCREGHTEASFVASGTNLQLVFNANQNPYLHDKECDFDKEHGKVHIKSYFIMNGVCVRFRGWIDLERLDGVGCLEYDERRAMHEDAILRDQIDRYNQRLREFEDTKRAYRDNRQDEMEAVRRGVASGGIGVGASMWRR; this is translated from the coding sequence ATGATGAACGAGGCGGCTCTTGCCAACATGATTCCCTACGACACCATCGGATTGTACGAACAGCCAAAGCCGCGCTTCATCTTCAAGATGCCTCGTGTGGTCCCGGACCAGAAGTCTAAGTTCGAGAGCGACGAACTTTTCCGGAGGCTCAGTCGGGAGAGCGAGGTTCGGTACACGGGCTACCGGGAGCGAAGCATCGAGGAGCGGCAGGTGCGCTTCATGAACGGATGTCGCGAAGGACACACGGAGGCCAGCTTCGTGGCCTCGGGCACCAATCTGCAGCTGGTGTTCAACGCCAACCAGAACCCGTACCTGCACGACAAGGAGTGCGACTTTGACAAGGAGCACGGCAAGGTGCACATCAAGTCCTACTTTATAATGAACGGGGTTTGTGTGCGGTTCCGTGGATGGATAGACCTGGAACGACTGGACGGAGTGGGCTGTCTGGAGTATGACGAGCGGCGCGCCATGCACGAGGACGCCATTCTGCGGGATCAGATCGATCGCTACAACCAGCGACTGCGTGAGTTCGAGGACACTAAGCGTGCCTACCGTGACAATCGACAGGACGAGATGGAGGCGGTGCGAAGGGGCGTGGCCTCCGGAGGCATTGGCGTCGGCGCCAGCATGTGGCGTCGTTAG